The Primulina tabacum isolate GXHZ01 chromosome 16, ASM2559414v2, whole genome shotgun sequence genome window below encodes:
- the LOC142529649 gene encoding LOW QUALITY PROTEIN: aspartyl protease APCB1-like (The sequence of the model RefSeq protein was modified relative to this genomic sequence to represent the inferred CDS: inserted 3 bases in 2 codons): MEVNHNPSPQLTGVVIITLPPPDNPSLGKTITAYTLSNDDQTPTPPVNNPPLASQNRTFSAQNFFYKSSKSVLPILCISLIALYLWVSFSGETLFELRFENGDDHRRENNGSQSTFLFPLYQKNLLGEVELKLGRFVDSESRPVLTTFEDGKFVSVASKVDASSVVPVKGNIYPDGLYYTYLHFGSPPRPYFLDIDTGSDLTWIQCDAPXTSCAKGAHPFYKPAEANIIPHRDSYCFEVQGIQRTKYCDTCHQCDYEIEYADHSSSMGVLARDELYLNIANGSLAHSKVVFGCAYDQQGMLLNTLGKTDGILGLSKAKISLPSQLARQGIIKNVIGHCLATSANGGGYLFFGDDFVPQQQIAWVPMLHSNVLNAYQTEIVKISYGTRQIRFGNEGNGQGSLLFDTESTYIYFTEGAYNDLVSFLDDISSESLVHNMSDSFFPVCWQASAPLRSIEDIAQFFKPXEFRSNWWAVPKKLQIPPEGYLVRHSIGNVCLGILNGRKLHDGSTFILGDISMRGRLFVYDNVNEKIGWVQSDCALPQSSETPLLF, translated from the exons ATGGAGGTGAATCATAATCCTTCGCCTCAGCTAACGGGCGTGGTGATAATCACGTTGCCTCCGCCGGACAACCCCTCTTTGGGCAAAACTATTACTGCTTACACTCTATCTAACGATGATCAAACACCAACTCCTCCTGTTAATAATCCACCGCTAGCCTCCCAAAATCGTACCTTTTCTGCCCAAAACTTCTTTTACAAAAGCTCAAAAAGTGTTCTCCCGATTCTGTGTATATCTCTGATCGCCTTATATCTCTGGGTTTCTTTTTCTGGAGAGACCCTTTTCGAATTACGGTTTGAAAATGGTGATGATCATCGTCGTGAAAATAATGGGTCGCAAAGCACGTTTCTTTTCCCGTTGTATCAGAAAAATTTGTTGGGGGAAGTTGAACTTAAGCTTGGAAGATTTGTGGACTCGGAATCTCGCCCGGTTTTAACGACGTTTGAAGATGGGAAATTTGTATCGGTTGCGTCGAAAGTTGATGCTTCCAGTGTGGTGCCTGTTAAGGGTAACATTTATCCTGACGG GCTGTATTACACGTATTTACATTTTGGGAGTCCTCCAAGGCCTTATTTTCTTGATATTGATACTGGGAGTGACTTAACATGGATTCAATGTGATGCCC TGACCAGCTGCGCCAAG GGAGCACACCCTTTTTATAAGCCGGCGGAAGCTAACATTATACCGCATAGGGATTCTTACTGCTTTGAAGTTCAAGGGATTCAAAGAACCAAATACTGTGACACTTGCCACCAATGTGATTATGAGATAGAATATGCAGACCATAGCTCCTCCATGGGAGTTCTTGCTAGGGATGAACTTTATCTAAACATTGCTAATGGTTCCTTGGCACATTCAAAAGTAGTTTTTGG TTGTGCATATGACCAGCAAGGTATGCTTTTAAACACACTGGGGAAGACAGATGGAATTCTTGGACTTAGCAAGGCCAAAATTAGCTTGCCTTCTCAACTGGCTCGCCAAGGAATAATAAAGAATGTCATAGGACATTGCCTTGCGACTAGCGCTAACGGTGGTGGTTATTTGTTCTTTGGTGATGATTTTGTTCCGCAGCAGCAGATTGCCTGGGTCCCCATGCTTCACAGCAACGTTCT CAATGCTTATCAGACGGAAATCGTAAAAATCAGTTATGGAACAAGGCAGATTAGATTTGGCAACGAAGGGAATGGACAAGGAAGTCTACTTTTTGACACCGAGAGCACATACATTTACTTTACAGAAGGAGCATACAATGATCTAGTCTCTTTT CTTGATGATATTTCCAGTGAAAGCCTTGTGCATAACATGTCAGACTCGTTTTTTCCTGTCTGCTGGCAAGCCAGTGCCCCCTTGAG ATCTATCGAAGACATTGCGCAGTTCTTCAAACC TGAATTCCGAAGCAATTGGTGGGCTGTGCCCAAAAAGCTTCAGATTCCTCCTGAAGGCTACTTAGTGAGACAC AGCATAGGTAATGTGTGTTTGGGCATCCTTAATGGTCGGAAATTGCACGATGGATCCACATTCATTCTTGGAG ATATCTCAATGCGTGGTCGTCTATTTGTTTATGACAACGTGAACGAGAAAATTGGTTGGGTTCAATCAGACTGTGCCCTGCCTCAAAGTTCAGAAACTCCTTTGTTATTCTGA